The Parambassis ranga chromosome 19, fParRan2.1, whole genome shotgun sequence genome contains a region encoding:
- the LOC114451670 gene encoding mucin-2-like, which translates to MIRTNAGPMPTMLVIVCVKDGEIVITSHLMDWLMIFKEIALKNNMTLKLPYTTRVMKIIQPFDGKIIFEIYQLSVVIESGGRGFGIALPYKYFGRNTQGHCGTCSNNQTDDCMLPGGQLVKSCENMAYHWNTTECRTPPPPPVTPPKLHCVPDPMCDLLNNTVFADCHRFVSPDIFYRACAFDSCHVTNKSIVCETLATYAALCAREGVCVYWRNHTKECAFDCPSNKVYKPCGPVEEPTCQDNIFEPSLNRSTEGCFCLDGMKRINKKSNICVKECGCLYPKNITRKFGESFEYKCQVCICDESTESVFCEPKKCPVPTTTNCTEAGFVLVKQTNSSNPCCPVDVCRAEEVCKVVSMKTRVISGSCQSDEEVDMPYCEGSCNTFAKYSQAAEAMEHSCSCCKETRFSNRTVDLLCPNEHRVSYTYMHVEECGCSHSDCTRTPGQPARRKRSFTLL; encoded by the exons ATGATACGGACCAATGCTGGACCAATGCCCACTATGCTTGTGATT gTTTGTGTGAAGGATGGGGAGATCGTCATTACATCACATTTGATGGATTGGCTTATGATTTTCAAGGAGATT GCATTGAAGAATAACATGACTCTGAAGCTACCTTATACAACACGAGTCATGAAGATCATTCAACCTTTTGATGGTAAAATAATCTTTGAGATTTATCAGCTAAGTGTGGTCATTGAGTCTGGAGGACGGGGTTTTGGAATTGCTCTTCCATATAAATACTTTGGCAGAAACACCCAAGGACATTGCG GAACCTGTTCTAACAACCAGACTGATGACTGCATGTTGCCAGGAGGCCAGCTGGTGAAAAGTTGTGAAAACATGGCTTATCATTGGAATACAACTGAATGCAgaactcctccacctccaccagtTACCCCACCAAAACTGCACTGTGTACCTGACCCAATGTGTGACCTCCTAAACAACAC tgtctttGCAGATTGTCACCGCTTTGTTTCTCCAGACATTTTCTACAGAGCTTGTGCTTTTGATAGCTGTCATGTTACAAACAAATCAATTGTGTGTGAAACTTTGGCGACttatgctgctctgtgtgctaGAGAAGGAGTTTGTGTTTACTGGAGGAATCACACCAAAGAATGTG CATTTGACTGTCCATCCAACAAAGTTTATAAGCCTTGTGGTCCTGTAGAAGAGCCAACCTGTCAAGACAA CATCTTCGAACCCAGTCTCAACCGCAGTACTGAGGGCTGTTTTTGTCTTGATGGAATGAAACGGATCAACAAAAAGTCAAACATATGTGTTAAAGAATGTG gaTGTCTTTATCCTAAAAACATCACTCGTAAG TTTGGTGAGAGCTTTGAATACAAGTGCCAGGTCTGCATCTGCGATGAATCAACAGAGAGCGTGTTTTGCGAGCCGAAGAAATGCCCAGTTCCAACAACTACAAACTGCACCGAGGCTGGGTTTGTCCTTGTCAAACAAACTAATTCATCGAACCCATGCTGTCCTGTTGATGTTTGCC gtgcagAGGAAGTCTGCAAGGTAGTGTCCATGAAAACCCGTGTTATATCCGGGAGCTGTCAGTCTGACGAGGAGGTAGATATGCCATATTGTGAAGGATCCTGCAACACTTTTGCCAA GTACTCTCAAGCAGCAGAAGCTATGGAGCAttcctgctcctgctgtaaGGAAACACGCTTCAGCAATCGCACAGTTGACTTGCTGTGTCCGAATGAACACAGGGTCTcctacacatacatgcatgtggAGGAATGCGGCTGTAGCCACTCAGACTGCACCAGAACTCCTGGACAACCTGCTCGCAGGAAGCGAAGCTTCACACTGCTGTGA
- the LOC114451669 gene encoding cell wall protein DAN4-like — protein sequence MTETPTTTTPSTALSTVSTNTTATPTTTTRSTTSSTVSTTTTETPTTTTRSTTPSTVSTTTTETPPTTTQSTTPSTVSTTTTESPTTTTQSITPSTVSTTTTETPTTTTHSTTTVSTTTTTRSTTPSTVSTTTTTVSTTTTKTPITTTQSTTPLTVSTTTTTSSTTPLTVSTTTTPTTTTRSTTPSTVSTTTTVSTTMTESPTTTTQSTTPSTVSTTTTESPTTTTHPQPCQL from the exons atgACTGAAAcgccaactacaaccacaccatCTACAGCACTGTCAACTGTTTCTACTAATACAACtgcaacaccaactacaaccacacgttctacaacatcatcaactgtgtctacaaccacaactgaaaccccaactacaaccacacgttctacaacaccgtcaactgtgtctacaaccacgacTGAAACACCACCTACAACCACACAGTCTACGacaccgtcaactgtgtctacaactacaactgaaTCACCAACTACGACCACACAGTCTataacaccatcaactgtgtctacaaccacaactgaaaccccaactacaaccacacattctacaaca actgtgtctacaactacaaccacacgttccacaacaccatcaactgtgtctacaactacaact actgtgtctacaaccacgacTAAAACACCAATTACAACCACACAGTCCACAACACCAttaactgtgtctacaactacaaccacaagtTCTACAACACCTttaactgtgtctacaaccaca acaccaactacaaccacacgttctacaacaccgtcaactgtgtctacaactaca actgtgtctacaactatgACTGaatcaccaactacaaccacacagtctacaacaccatcaactgtgtctacaactacgaCTGaatcaccaactacaaccacaca tccACAACCCTGTCAACTGTga